The following nucleotide sequence is from Mesotoga sp. UBA6090.
ACTCGGTAATTTTGTCACCATCAGGGATATCGTTGACGGGGCTATTGAAAACGCAATTCAGTACACCGGAAAGGATTTCGAAGCAGAAGCAAAGAGAATTCTCGACGATGCTGCAAAGAAGGCAAACACGACACTTGAAGAATACACATTGATGTACGGTAAGTAATTCTCTTTTCGATCCCCTGACTTCAAGTCAGGGGATCTCAATTCTTTTCGGACGGTGATAAGGCATGCATAATCGTTTTCCAAATAAGTTTCTGCCGTATCTGTTGCTTCTGCCTTCAGTAGTTGTAGTGATTGTCTTCCTTATCGTTCCAACTATTCAGTCGCTTTATCTGAGCTTCTTCAGGGTTTCCCCTTTCGGTGACAGGCTGATATTCGTGGGTTGGTATAATTTCTCCAAACTCTTCACATCTTCAGATTATATCAACAGCCTTGTAATCACGCTTATTTTTGCGGTTTTCGTCGTACTGATCGGTCTGACTGTGGGAATGCTGCTTTCGGTACTTCTAAACCAGAAGCTGAAGGGGCTTCAAGTATATCGAACTCTTTTCATCTGGACTTATGCAATTTCACCGGCCATTGCAGGTACGATCTGGGCACTGATGTTCAGCCCTTCGAGCGGGCCGATCACGTTTTTGCTGAAGGCGATCTTTGGAGCTAACGTTAACTGGATGATGGATGGAAAGGTTGCCCTCGTTGCAGTAATCATAGCGGCTTCGTGGAAAATGCTCGGTTACAATATTATCTTTTTCTTGTCAGGACTCCAAACGATTCCTCAAGAACTGATGGAGGCTTCTGCTATAGATGGTGCATCCAGCGTTCGGAGATTCTTCAAGATCACATTTCCGCTGTTGTCGCCGACCACTTTCTTTCTGCTGATAATGAACATGCTGTACGCTTTCTTTCAGGTCTTCGGGCTGATCGACATAATGACCAAGGGCGGCCCGGGCGATGCAACTCAAGTCCTGGTTTACAAGTTGTACAGGGATGGATTTATAAATCTTGATACCGGCTTCGCATCAGCTCAATCAATAGTACTTTTCGTTTTTGTAGCCATTTTGACGGTCCTGCAGTTCAGATTTGCCGAGCAAAGGGTCTTCTATGGATGACGGTGGGGTGGACTAGATGAAGCAGAGAAAATCATCGATCTTTCTGAGCTATCTTTTTCTGACAATAGCGCTCATAGTGATAATGTTTCCGATTTACTACGCCTTCACGATGAGCACCTTCAACGAGAAGGAAGCCTACTCATTCCCTCCTAAGTTCATCCCAAGCATTCACGCATTCGATAACTATGCGACGGCCTGGAAGACGGTCAATATGGGAAGATTGATCTTCAACAGTGCATTCATTTCGATTATTGTGGCACTTTCAAAGATATTTCTTTCGATGCTCGCTGCATTTGCTTTTACCTATTTCGGCGATTTCAAAGGAAAGTATTTCTTTTTTGCGGTTATATTGATAACCCATATGCTGCCGCTTCCGATCAGAATCGTACCGACTTATGAGCTGATGAGAACTTTTGGCTGGGTGAACACATATAGAGCTCTCACGATACCGTTTTTTGCAAGCGCGACCGGAACTCTGCTTTTCAGACAGCTATTCATGACCGTTCCACCTTCGCTTTCCGACGCTGCGAGGATCGATGGAGCAGGACCCATGAGATTTCTATTCAGTGTGTTGATCCCGCTTTCAAAGACCAACGTCGGGGCGTTGTTCCTGATTGAATTCACTTATATGTGGAACGAATACCTGTGGCCTATGATTGTTACCAACAGCAACAATATGAGGGTGGTTCAGATAGGAATAAAGATGCTTCTTGCAAGTGAAGCTCAAGCGGCCGAATGGAATATCATTATGGCTGGAGCCATAATCGCCATGATCCCCCCGCTAATCATGCTGCTGATTTTCCAGAGAACCATCATGGAAGGATTCAGTCTGAAAGAAGAGAAGTAGACCTGTCAGATAAGTAGTCTATTATCTGTTTATGGAATTTTCTTTGGCTTTCAAAATTACTTTGCTACTGTAAGTGTCGCCCGAGATTACATCTACCTCGACAGATTGATTCTCTATTACTGAGGCGGTAATTGCCTCTGCCGGTTTTCCTCTGCCATGATTGTTTCTCACGATTTCAATCTATTTGATTTCGTGTCCGGAGACCACAACGCTTACTGTCGCTCCTACTATCCCTGCCTCAAAACTTCCTTCATAGTCTCCATCAGGTAATTGAGAGAGATTGAGCGGAGCGAATTCGAGTGTGTCTAGCTCTTTCAGTCCGGCCTTGAGTTTTGGAACAACAAATACAAACATAATTATTGCCAGGGCGGCTATGGCAATCCCGATCGGTACAAGTACTTTCATAAGGGTCCTTCTCTTCACTTTCTTTCCTCCTGAAATGTAGTATGACTGGATGTCTCCAGGAGCAGATTAGCCGACTAATCTTCAAAGTCTTTTGCAAATCTGTCAATATTACTCGGGATGAAGTGAGGCTGGGGCTTACCCTTTGAGGCGGCTTTCAACATCATCTTTGAAAGGAATCCCAGTCTCTCGAGATTAAACTCACCTCCAAAAAAACCTTTCGCTTTGCATTTGTCCAGAAATTCCTTAGGGAAGTTCCGGGACAGGTGTTCGCTGAAGTTTTCTTCTCGAGCACCCATGCAAAGGAAGACGCCCTGGCGCTTTTCCTTTAGTGTTTTGAGATTTTTCTGTACGAACTCGGAAATCTCTTTCTGTACTTTGCCGATTCTGATGAATGTTCCGACGATAACTGCATCATATCCAGATAAGTCCGGCGAAGAGACTTTCTTGATGTTGATGACGGTGCTTTCGCCGGCGAGCATATCAGAGAGTTTTTGCGAGCAGTTTTCGGCTGTTCCGCTTCTCGTTGCATAGATTATTGCGGTTTTCATGCAGCACCTCCTCTTATTATTACCGATCAGATTATGCAGATGTTTTCGGTTTACATCAGAAATATTCTCAATTGTGGTTGTGAAAATGATAACAGTGTTCTGTTTTTCTCTTTGAGAAAGCATTTTTCAGGTAGCCGCTCTTGAAGAATTCTGTCATTGTGTTATAATTCTATGCGTTGAAATCCCGCTTTGCCACAGAAGGCAAGGCCACAGACCAAGGGAGGAGGAAGTTAATGAATAGGATTTACGAAACGATGTTCATAGTCTCGCCAAAGCTTGATGAAGAAGAGCGTAACGCGATGGCTGAAAAGGTAAGAGACTACATTGTTGAACGGGTGGGAGGAACCATCGAAAAGTTCGACAGATGGGGTGTTAGAAAGCTCGCTTACAGAGTTGCAAAAGGCTTCAGTGAAGGTGACTACACGGTAATTCAGTTCAGGGCCGATCCCGAAACGGTAGACATTCTTGAGAGATTCTATGGTATTACACCCGATGTTTTCAGGTGGCAGACCTTCAGGAGAGAGGATCTTGAGAAGGCAGAAAAGAGGGCCTCGTTGAAACCGCCTGAAACCGTAGAAGAACCGGAGAGTGTTGAAGCGGTGGAAAGTGTTGAAGCAGCGGAGAGTGTTGAAACTTCAACCGAGCCCGTCGTAGAAGATGTTGCTTATGAAGCGGTCGACGCAGAAACTGAAACGGTTGAAGAAGTAAAGAAGACGGAGGAGTAAGAAATGTCTATTAGCTACAATCATGTTGTCCTGATAGGTAGACTGACTCGCGATCCTGAGATCAAGTTTGCTGCAAGTGGTACCCAGATAACGACATTCACTCTTGCGGTAGACAGGAACATTCCATCGTCCAACAATGACAACACTGATTTCATAAGGATTGTAACTTTCGGGAAGACGGCTGAGTTTGTTGGAAACTACATAACCAAAGGTAGACTGATACTTGTTGAGGGTTCACTGAGAATTAACAAGTGGAAGACCCAGGATGGGGAACCAAGGTCGAATGCGGAAGTCGCGGCTTCCAATATTCGATTCATGGAAACCAAAGCCCAGGCTCAACAGTCTTCCGGAGGTTTCGACAGACCGTCGCAGGATACCGATGTGATTGAAGCCACGGGAAACGATGACATTACTTTCTTTGGAAACGAGACAGAAGATTCCGGGAGCGACGATATCCCATTTTAATGCAGGAGGAAGATTATGGTAAGAGACAACAGAAGAAGAGGAAGAACCAGAAGAAAGTGTAGATTCTGCGGTACAAAGACGACATACATTGATTATAAGAATATTTCTTTGCTCCGCGATTATGTGACAGAGAAGGGCAAGATAATTCCAAAACGAATTACGGGAAACTGCGCGAAACATCAGAGGATGGTGAAGGAAGCGATTCAGAGGGCGAGATTCATGGCGCTGCTTCCTTATACTAAAGAGTGATAATCAATTCGGGAGGCGAAGATCCTCCTTTTTTAAAGGAGGTTTTCTATGAAGGTGATTCTTCTCAAAGACTTAAGTAATGTTGGAAAAGTCGGTGAAGTAAAGAATGTGTCGGACGGTTACGGTAGAAACTTCCTGATTCCTAAGGGTTTTGCGGTTGAAGCCAATGCAAAAGAGATGGCGAAACTTAAGCAGACGCAGAAACAGAAGAAAGAAAAGGAAGAAAGGATAAGGAAGGCGAGCGAGGAGCTGCTTCATGAGCTTCAAAAGCATCACTTTACAATAAAGGCAAAATCAGGTGTGAGTGGCAAGCTATTTGGAGCCGTAACCTCGGGTGATATTTCCAACCATATAAAGGCCGTAATAGGCGTTGATATCGACAAGAGAGAAATAGATCTAGAGGACCATATCAAACAGACTGGTGAATACAAAGTGGATGTCAAGCTTCCAGGCAATGTAAAGGGAAAGCTCGCTTTGAAAGTCGAAGGCCTGGAGGAAGAATAATTTGGAGTTTCAGATATTCTCGAAGGCGCTCTATTCTACATGGATTCTATATAGACCCGAAAGGGTACTCTTCGATGTAGGAGAGGGTATATCGACTGTTCTTGGAAACAGTGTATATGGTATAAAGGAAATCTTTCTTACTCACGGGCACGTCGATCATATCTCGGGTCTTTGGGGTCTGATCAATACAAGAAATACAGCCATGGGAGACCGGAACAAGCAGTTGCAAATCAATTTTCCTTCGGGGAATCGAGCTATAGAAGCTTATTTGGATTTCATTATTGGAATGAATCCCAGGCTGAGATACAACATGATACTGAACCCGCTGAAAGTTGGGGATGAAGTATATCTAAGAACGGCTGGCAGTTTCAGAAGGCACGTCACCCCATTCAAAGTGAAGCACACTATCGGTGAAATCAGTTATGGTTATCACATCTATGAAGAAAGAAGGAAGTTGAAAGAGATCTACGGCGGTCTTTCTTCAAAGGAAATCGCCAGTGTTGTGAAGGAAAAAGGCAGAGAAGCTGTTACTGACACCTATCTTCAAAAAATCGTGACTGTTAGCGGCGACACATTTGCGCTCCCGCCGGAAGTCATTAGTAATTCGGAGACGCTCCTTCATGAGTGTACTTTTCTCGATGGGAAAGACAGAAGAAATCAGAACCATTCCAGTATAGACGAAGTCATCTATACAGTGAGGCAGAGCAGCGGGATAAAGAGATTGATATTGTATCATATATCTGGGCGATACACCTCGAAGATAAAAAAATGGCATAATATAATTAAGAAGGAGCTAGAAGGTACCGGAACTGAAGTTTTTCTTGTTCACCCGGAACATGTTTTCGAATTGTGAGGCTGTTCTGTGTACTCCGGGAGGAGGTAAAGAATGGGTTACATAGGCTGGATGATTTTTGGTGTTGTCTTACTCGTGGCAGAGATAATTACTCCTACGTTCTTCTTTCTGTGGTTTTCGATCGGTTCCTTTCTTGCTGGCCTTACGGCAATGTTTAATTTTAGCTTTGGCTGGCAGGTAATCGTATTTGCGCTAAGCAGCTCCTTGCTTGTGCTTCTTACCAGGCCAATTGCCAGGAGGCTTTCCAAGGGTGATTCGCCAAAAAAGATGTACATAGACGGTCTTGTAGGTGCAGAGGGACGTGTGACCGTGGAGATAAATCCACAGCTGGAAAAGGGATTGGTCAGGATAGAAGGAGAGGACTGGAGAGCGGCCTCGTTAAATGGCGAAACAATACCGGTTGATTCTTTGGTCAGGGTGATAAGACTTGAAGGCACTCTGATCTACGTCGAGAGAATAGCCGACAACAGTAAATAACGATAGAAAGGGGGATTAACAATGATTTTCTGGTTGATACTTGCAGTAGTACTCTTCATTATTGCAGCTTCAGGAATAAAGATCATTCGTCCTTTCGAAAAAGGACTTGTCGAGAGACTTGGAAAGTACAGAAGAGAAGCAGAACCTGGTCTTCAGTTCATAATTCCGTTTATTGAAAGGATGGTAAAGGTTGATCTCAGAGAGACAGTCATCGACGTGCCACCTCAAGAGGTCATAACTAAGGACAATGTCGTGGTAACTGTCGACGCTATCATCTACTACCAGATAACCGATGCATTCAGGGTCGTATACAACGTCGCTAATTTTGAGATCGCAGCTATCAAGCTGGCTCAGACAAACCTAAGAAACGTTATCGGTGAGATGGAGCTGGACCAGACACTTACCTCAAGAGAGCGAATAAACGTTACTCTGAGAGAGGTTCTTGACGAAGCCACGGACAAGTGGGGAGTCAAGGTAACTAGAGTTGAGATCAAGAAGATCGATCCGCCTCAAGACATAATGGATGCCATGTCCAAGCAGATGAAGGCCGAAAGAACCAAGAGAGCCGTCATTCTTGAAGCAGAGGGTTACAAACAGTCAGAGATAACCAAGGCCGAAGGCGACAAGATGTCGGCGATTCTTCAGGCCGAGGGTCAGAGCGAATCGATAAAGAGGGTGGCAGAAGC
It contains:
- a CDS encoding MBL fold metallo-hydrolase, encoding MEFQIFSKALYSTWILYRPERVLFDVGEGISTVLGNSVYGIKEIFLTHGHVDHISGLWGLINTRNTAMGDRNKQLQINFPSGNRAIEAYLDFIIGMNPRLRYNMILNPLKVGDEVYLRTAGSFRRHVTPFKVKHTIGEISYGYHIYEERRKLKEIYGGLSSKEIASVVKEKGREAVTDTYLQKIVTVSGDTFALPPEVISNSETLLHECTFLDGKDRRNQNHSSIDEVIYTVRQSSGIKRLILYHISGRYTSKIKKWHNIIKKELEGTGTEVFLVHPEHVFEL
- the rpsF gene encoding 30S ribosomal protein S6, whose product is MNRIYETMFIVSPKLDEEERNAMAEKVRDYIVERVGGTIEKFDRWGVRKLAYRVAKGFSEGDYTVIQFRADPETVDILERFYGITPDVFRWQTFRREDLEKAEKRASLKPPETVEEPESVEAVESVEAAESVETSTEPVVEDVAYEAVDAETETVEEVKKTEE
- a CDS encoding NfeD family protein; this encodes MGYIGWMIFGVVLLVAEIITPTFFFLWFSIGSFLAGLTAMFNFSFGWQVIVFALSSSLLVLLTRPIARRLSKGDSPKKMYIDGLVGAEGRVTVEINPQLEKGLVRIEGEDWRAASLNGETIPVDSLVRVIRLEGTLIYVERIADNSK
- a CDS encoding carbohydrate ABC transporter permease, which produces MKQRKSSIFLSYLFLTIALIVIMFPIYYAFTMSTFNEKEAYSFPPKFIPSIHAFDNYATAWKTVNMGRLIFNSAFISIIVALSKIFLSMLAAFAFTYFGDFKGKYFFFAVILITHMLPLPIRIVPTYELMRTFGWVNTYRALTIPFFASATGTLLFRQLFMTVPPSLSDAARIDGAGPMRFLFSVLIPLSKTNVGALFLIEFTYMWNEYLWPMIVTNSNNMRVVQIGIKMLLASEAQAAEWNIIMAGAIIAMIPPLIMLLIFQRTIMEGFSLKEEK
- a CDS encoding carbohydrate ABC transporter permease; amino-acid sequence: MHNRFPNKFLPYLLLLPSVVVVIVFLIVPTIQSLYLSFFRVSPFGDRLIFVGWYNFSKLFTSSDYINSLVITLIFAVFVVLIGLTVGMLLSVLLNQKLKGLQVYRTLFIWTYAISPAIAGTIWALMFSPSSGPITFLLKAIFGANVNWMMDGKVALVAVIIAASWKMLGYNIIFFLSGLQTIPQELMEASAIDGASSVRRFFKITFPLLSPTTFFLLIMNMLYAFFQVFGLIDIMTKGGPGDATQVLVYKLYRDGFINLDTGFASAQSIVLFVFVAILTVLQFRFAEQRVFYG
- a CDS encoding SPFH domain-containing protein, coding for MIFWLILAVVLFIIAASGIKIIRPFEKGLVERLGKYRREAEPGLQFIIPFIERMVKVDLRETVIDVPPQEVITKDNVVVTVDAIIYYQITDAFRVVYNVANFEIAAIKLAQTNLRNVIGEMELDQTLTSRERINVTLREVLDEATDKWGVKVTRVEIKKIDPPQDIMDAMSKQMKAERTKRAVILEAEGYKQSEITKAEGDKMSAILQAEGQSESIKRVAEANKFKLIAEAEGQAIATINVFKAIHEGDPTKDLIAIRYLDALRQIADGKANKVFLPYESSAMLSSLGTMAEIFKDGKDSSSVNEKDSKK
- a CDS encoding single-stranded DNA-binding protein, translated to MSISYNHVVLIGRLTRDPEIKFAASGTQITTFTLAVDRNIPSSNNDNTDFIRIVTFGKTAEFVGNYITKGRLILVEGSLRINKWKTQDGEPRSNAEVAASNIRFMETKAQAQQSSGGFDRPSQDTDVIEATGNDDITFFGNETEDSGSDDIPF
- the rplI gene encoding 50S ribosomal protein L9, with amino-acid sequence MKVILLKDLSNVGKVGEVKNVSDGYGRNFLIPKGFAVEANAKEMAKLKQTQKQKKEKEERIRKASEELLHELQKHHFTIKAKSGVSGKLFGAVTSGDISNHIKAVIGVDIDKREIDLEDHIKQTGEYKVDVKLPGNVKGKLALKVEGLEEE
- the rpsR gene encoding 30S ribosomal protein S18; translated protein: MVRDNRRRGRTRRKCRFCGTKTTYIDYKNISLLRDYVTEKGKIIPKRITGNCAKHQRMVKEAIQRARFMALLPYTKE
- a CDS encoding flavodoxin domain-containing protein, whose product is MKTAIIYATRSGTAENCSQKLSDMLAGESTVINIKKVSSPDLSGYDAVIVGTFIRIGKVQKEISEFVQKNLKTLKEKRQGVFLCMGAREENFSEHLSRNFPKEFLDKCKAKGFFGGEFNLERLGFLSKMMLKAASKGKPQPHFIPSNIDRFAKDFED